The stretch of DNA GTGCATCCTCGCTGGTGCAGGGCGTCGAGTTCTACAAGAAGGCGAAAGATGACGATCAGGTCCCCGGCCTGATGCATGTCAATCTTGGCGGCTATCATATTCGTGATATCGAATTCGTCGCCGCGATCGACATCGACAAAAACAAAGTCGGCAAGGATCTGGCCGATGCAGTTTTCACCAAACCGAACTGCACGTACAAGTTTTCGAATGTGCCGAAGACCGGTGTCAAAGTCCAGCGCGGCATGACCCATGACGGTCTCGGGCACTATCTTTCTCAGATCATTGAGAAGGCCCCTGGCGACACGGTTGATATCGTGAAGCTGCTTCGCGACACCAAGACCGATGTTGTGATCAACTACCTGCCGGTTGGTTCGGAAGAAGCGACCAAGTGGTATGTCGAGCAGATCCTCGAGGCTGGCTGTGGCCTGGTGAACTGCATTCCGGTCTTTATCGCCCGTGAGCCGTATTGGCAGAAGCGTTTCCGTGAGAAAGGTCTCCCGGTCATCGGCGACGATATCAAGTCACAGGTTGGCGCGACGATCGTCCACCGGATCATGACCCGCCTCTTCTACGAGCGCGGTGTCCGTCTGGAACGGACCAGCCAGCTCAATGTCGGCGGTAACACCGACTTCTTGAACATGCTGGAGCGTTCGCGTCTCGAGTCGAAGAAGATCTCCAAGACCAATTCGGTCACCAGCCAGTTGCCGTACGAAATGGCGCCGGCCAATATCCATATTGGACCGTCGGACTATGTCGAGTGGCTCTCTGACCGTAAGTGGGCCTATATCCGGATGGAAGGGACGACTTTCGGCAATGTCCCGCTCAATGTTGAGATGAAGCTGGAAGTCTGGGATTCGCCGAACTCCGCCGGTGTCGTGATCGATGCGGTCCGTTGCTGCAAGCTGGCGCTGGATAACGGCCTTTCGGGTGCGTTGATTGAGCCGTCGTCGTACTTCAAGAAATCTCCGCCGGTCCAGTACACGGACGAGGAAGCTCGCCGTCTGACCGAGGAGTTTATCGCCAAGTATGGCTGGAAGCAGTCCGGCAAGGCTGAAAAGCCGATGCGTGCTGCCGCCCGCAAGCCTGCCGCTGCCACCAAGACCAAGCAGGCGACCAGCAAAAAAAGAGTCGTGAAGAAGAAAAAATAAGTTTCCACTTCTTCACTGAGTCCTCTACTTTAACCGGCGACCCAAGGTCGCCGGTTCTTTTTTCCACGGCGCCCAGGTTGACGATATGACGCAAAAAACGACCGGCAAACTGATCACATTCGAGGGGATCGATGGCTCCGGCAAATCGACTCACCTCACTCTCAGCCAGAAATTCCTGAGCGAACGCGGGTTTGCGGTTAAGGTCCTGCGCGAGCCGGGGTCGACCGAGGTGGCTGAGCGGATCCGGGCTATCCTGTTGGACCGCAAGGCCCAAATGTCGGCCATGACCGAACTGCTCCTGTATGAAGCCTCCCGCGCTGATATCGTCGAAAAACAGATCGTCCCGCTCCTGCGTAAGGGGCATATAATCCTTCTGGATAGATTCTACGACTCCACCACCGCGTATCAGGGATATGGACGGAAACTGGATATCAAGATGGTCAAGCAACTGAATCTTATCGCCACGAATAGAGTCGCCCCCGACCTGACGCTGGTGTTTGATGTTGATGTTGCCACCGGGATGAGCCGTTTAGGCAAAGACCTCGATCGGCTCGAATCCGAACCACGTGCTTTCTTCAAACGAGTGCGCGCCGGATTTCTTGAGATCGCCCGAAAAGAGAAGCGCCGGGTGAAAGTGATCGATGCTTCGCGTCCGGTGGAGATCGTTTTTGCCGATGTCACGCGTCACCTCTCCAGGAAACTGGACCTGGCATGACCGAAGCTCCCATAGTCAACCGTCGTGACCTCCTGCTGGCGAGCATCTTTGCTGTCCTGTTGACGGTCATTTGCGGATCGATCGGACTGGTGGTGCTGTCTGATCCGGATATCGAGCGGGCATTTCAGATACCGTCTATCGCCCTGCAGATCGAACGGGAATATTCCGGCCAGGTGAATTGGGACAGGATGTTTGACGCGGCACGTAAAGCGATGTTCGCCGATCTGGATCGCTATTCCGACTATGTCGAGCCGCAGACTTTTCGGGCGATGGATGAAGAGATGACCGGTGCCTACACCGGGATCGGTGTGTCGATCGTTCGTGACGAGCTTGGTCTGCTGGTGATGGCGGTGCGGGAGGATGGTCCCTCGGCCAAGGTTGGCCTGATGACCGGGGACATAATCATTCGCGTTGATTCTACCTCGCTCGCCAATAAAGAGGTGCCGGAGGCAACTGAATTACTTCGCGGAGTCGAAGGGACCAGCGTCCAGATCGGCGTTTACCGCCCATCGACTGGCGACACTTTGGCGATAACAGTCACGCGGCAACGGATCAACTTTCAGCATATCCCCTTCGCCGGATTTACACCTGACAGTATGCTGTATGTGCGGCTTCTGGATTTTGATGCCGGGGCGGCAACTGAGCTGAGACGGTCGATCGATACCCTGCTTGAACCCAACAAAGGAAATGCGCGCGGGATCATATTGGACCTTCGCGGCAACCCAGGCGGCTTGTTTACCGAAGCCTTTGAGACGGCCGATCTTTTTCTTGAGGCGGGGCAATTCATAGTTGGCACCGATGCCCGTTCGCGGTGGAACCGCGAGATTCACAAGGCGACCGGTCATGATATCACCGGCGGCCTTCCGATGATGGTGCTGGTTGACGGCGGCTCTGCTTCGGCCTCGGAGATCGTCGCGGGCGCATTAAAGCAGTCCGGCCGTGCTGAATTGGTGGGAGATACAACATTTGGCAAAGGGCTGGTACAGGGGTTTACCCGTTTTCAGGATGGAAGCGGCGTACGGCTGACCATTTCGCGATACTACCTGCAGGGAGACGTTTATCTGAATCAACTGGATTCGGTGTTGCATGATACCGGGACTGGTCTTCCACCCGATCACTATCTTTCCCTTCCGGAAACAGATCCTTTTATCGGAGAGATCGAGCGGTCGCTGTTGATCTCCCGCTTTGCTCATCAACACCAGGATGACATCATTGCCGGGCCTCCTCTTCTTGGCCCAGACAGTAGTTGGGGTTCGCAGTTTGCCACCTTTGCGGCCAGTCAGGATTTCCTCTATATCTCCCCGCGAACCGAGGCAGCGCTGATCGTTTTGCTTACCGCCCAGGAGAGTGGATATTCCGCGGAAGTCCTCCAGCGATCAAGAGAGCTGTATGAGCGATCGCTCCAGCTTGATCGACGGCTGTTTGTCGACTATCGCGACTATATCGAGATGCGGTTACGCCAGGAAGCGTACGAGCGGAAATTCGGCGCCTGGAAAGCGTACGCCGAGGTTATCGTGCACGAACGGCCGGATATCCGGCTCGCTATTGAACTGCTGAAAAAGAAAGTCCGCTTGTGACGATCGCTCTTTTGATCCTCTGCGGTGTGCTGGCGGGACTAGTCGGCGGTTATCTCGGGGTCGGCGGCGGCATTGTCATTGTGCCATTCCTTACGCTGGCGATGGGGTATGACATCAAAGCGGCGATCCCGATCTCGATGGCGGCAATCGTCATCAACTCCCTCGCGTCATCTTCAGAGTATATGAAAAAGGGGATGGTCGATCTTGAACTGATGGTCGTACTGACCTTTGCAATGGTAGTCGGGATGATCATCGGAAGCACGCTGCTGACGATCATCCCGGCAACTTATGTCAAGTTCATGTTGGCGGCGGTGCTGGCATATACGGCGATCTCGCTTCTGCATGGTAAAGAGAAATCCGCCTCGACCGTTGCAGCAAACAAACGAGCCCGCCTCATGCTCTCTGTTTTCCTTGCCGCCCTGGGCGGGATCCTGGCCGGGCTGGTTGGGATCGGCGGCGGAGTGATCGTGGTCCCGCTCATGTTCCTGATGTTTGGTCTTCCTCTTTCCACTGCGCGAGGAACCTCGTCGTTTATTGTCGGCTTCTCCGGCGCAGCGTCGCTGGCCGTTTACTTTATCAATGGTCTGGTCAATCTGGCTGTCGCGCCGGCAGTTATTCTTGGGACGGTCATCGGTGGCAAGCTGGGCGGGAAACTGGGGACAGTCGCCAAACCAACAGCGGTGAAGATCATCTTCTTCGTGGTGATGATCTACGTAGCGTTCCGCCTCGCGTATGGCGCCTGGGGTGAAATGTGAGTATCAAGTCTCGGCTGTCCGATCTGGTGTCGTTCGATCACTGGGCCTGGCTTTTCTTTGTAGTCTGGTTTGGTGTCAGTTTGGGACTCTCTCTGGCAGGGATAGATGACGCCGGTCGATTCAGCTTCTGGGGGATCATCCTGTTACTGGTCTGTTATCATCTCCGCTTGTTGTTTGTCGCCCACCAATTCCGGCAGAGCCATCAACCGCGATACCAGCTATTGACCTACCTGTTGTTAGCTTTCCTGCTGATCTCGATCGCAGTACAAATGGTCCGCTAACGGAATATCATGAAGACTCTGCTTTTCTGTGATTTTGACGGCACTATCTCGCGCCGCGATATCGGCTACTCACTCTTTCATCATTTCAGCGGCGGGCGGAATGACGCGCTTCTGCCGGACTGGAAAGCGGGACGGATGTCGAGCCGAGAGGTGTTGACACGGGAAGCCGAAATGGTTAGTGCGTCTCCGGATGAGATCATGACCTATCTGGAGCAGTTTGAGATCGATGCTGGTTTTGCCGGATTTGTGACGCTCTGTAGGAAAAACCGGATTGAGCCGGTCATACTTTCGGATGGGCTGGATCTCTATATCAGGTTCGTCCTTGAAAGATATAAGCTTACGGACCTTCAGGTTATCTCCAACATTGCCCGTCTCCAGGATAACGGCCTGACGATCGATTTCCCGCGGAAAAACCGCGCCTGTCTACGGTGCGGAAACTGCAAAGGTGAGATCATCGACGAGTACCGCATGGCTGCCGGTGAACCGGTTCGCACGGTCTTCGTCGGAGATGGTTATTCCGACACCTGCGCCGCATCCACGGCCGACCTACTCTTTGCGAAAAAAGACTTGGCCCACTACTGCCGCGAGAAGCATATTCCCTTTATCGACTACGATACCTTTGATGATGTCGCGTCGCGGCTTGTTGCGACCGGGTATCTGCATCAATAGACTCGCACAACCCAATTCGGAAGGACCGAACCGGTGAAAGCACTGATCATGGCAGGGGGGTTTGGCACCCGCCTTCGACCCCTGACGATAAATGTCCCAAAACCGATGGCTCCTGTCGGCACAATCCCAATGATGGAGCATGTCGTCAGTTTGCTCCGTAAGTACAATATCACCGACATTACATCGCTGCTCTATTTCCAGCCGGAGATCATCAAGAACTATTTCAAAGATGGCAGCCAGTTTGGCGTGAAGATGGACTATCGGTTGCCGGATGACGACTACGGCACTGCTGGCGCGGTTCGCTTTGCGCTGGAGAATGTCCATGAGCCGGTGATCGTCATTTCGGGCGATCTGGTGACAGATTTCAATTTGGGCGATGCGATCGCCTGGCATACGCAGAAAAAGGCGGATGCCACGATCCTGTTGACCCGGATGGAGAACCCGCTCGCCTATGGGATAGTCATCACCGACGACAATGGTCGTATTGTTCGGTTCCTTGAGAAGCCGTCATGGGGCGAAGCATTCTCCGATACGATCAATACCGGTATCTATATTCTGGAACCATCGGCGATCGAGTTAATCCCGAAACGAACCAATTTTGATTTCTCCCAGAATCTCTACCCGTTGATGCTTTCGCGCCAGATGGGATTGTATGGCGAAATCATGCAGGGGTACTGGCGGGATGTCGGAAATGTCGACGAGTATCACAACGTGCATATCGACCTGTTCGACAACAAGGTTGCGATTGACTTAAAGATGGAGGTCTCCCGGAGCGACCAGGCGACCGTTTATAAGGGACGAAATGTCACGGTAGCGCCGGATGTGCAGATGCATGGGACGGTGATCCTGGCCGATGATGTGATGGTTGAATCAGGGACCCGGCTGGAGAATGTCTGTATTGGGCAGCGCGGTCGGATCGGGCACAAATGCAACCTGGTCAATTCCGTCATCTGGGCCGACTGTTTTGTCGGCAATGAATCTTCGTTTTTCTCCGCGACCGTCTGTAATCGGAACCGAATCGGCCACAATGTGCAGATGAATGATCGCGTGATCGTCTCCGATGACTGCGTGATCGGCGATTCGGTGACGGTCAAAACCAATATCAAGATCTGGCCGGGAAAACAGGTTGATGATGGCGCGATCGTTTCTTCCTCGGTAGTCTGGGGAGACAAGTGGAATCGAGAGCTGTTCACTGATTCCAAGATCACTGGTCTTGCGCTGACCGAGATCACACCCGAAATGGCGGTGCGTGTTGGTTCGGCCCTGGGGGCATTTCTGGGTCTTGGCGCGCGAGTAGTGACGAGCCGCGATGGATCGGATATTTCCCGTCTCCTGC from bacterium encodes:
- a CDS encoding inositol-3-phosphate synthase, producing the protein MGKVRVAIIGVGNCASSLVQGVEFYKKAKDDDQVPGLMHVNLGGYHIRDIEFVAAIDIDKNKVGKDLADAVFTKPNCTYKFSNVPKTGVKVQRGMTHDGLGHYLSQIIEKAPGDTVDIVKLLRDTKTDVVINYLPVGSEEATKWYVEQILEAGCGLVNCIPVFIAREPYWQKRFREKGLPVIGDDIKSQVGATIVHRIMTRLFYERGVRLERTSQLNVGGNTDFLNMLERSRLESKKISKTNSVTSQLPYEMAPANIHIGPSDYVEWLSDRKWAYIRMEGTTFGNVPLNVEMKLEVWDSPNSAGVVIDAVRCCKLALDNGLSGALIEPSSYFKKSPPVQYTDEEARRLTEEFIAKYGWKQSGKAEKPMRAAARKPAAATKTKQATSKKRVVKKKK
- the tmk gene encoding dTMP kinase, producing the protein MTQKTTGKLITFEGIDGSGKSTHLTLSQKFLSERGFAVKVLREPGSTEVAERIRAILLDRKAQMSAMTELLLYEASRADIVEKQIVPLLRKGHIILLDRFYDSTTAYQGYGRKLDIKMVKQLNLIATNRVAPDLTLVFDVDVATGMSRLGKDLDRLESEPRAFFKRVRAGFLEIARKEKRRVKVIDASRPVEIVFADVTRHLSRKLDLA
- a CDS encoding S41 family peptidase, which gives rise to MTEAPIVNRRDLLLASIFAVLLTVICGSIGLVVLSDPDIERAFQIPSIALQIEREYSGQVNWDRMFDAARKAMFADLDRYSDYVEPQTFRAMDEEMTGAYTGIGVSIVRDELGLLVMAVREDGPSAKVGLMTGDIIIRVDSTSLANKEVPEATELLRGVEGTSVQIGVYRPSTGDTLAITVTRQRINFQHIPFAGFTPDSMLYVRLLDFDAGAATELRRSIDTLLEPNKGNARGIILDLRGNPGGLFTEAFETADLFLEAGQFIVGTDARSRWNREIHKATGHDITGGLPMMVLVDGGSASASEIVAGALKQSGRAELVGDTTFGKGLVQGFTRFQDGSGVRLTISRYYLQGDVYLNQLDSVLHDTGTGLPPDHYLSLPETDPFIGEIERSLLISRFAHQHQDDIIAGPPLLGPDSSWGSQFATFAASQDFLYISPRTEAALIVLLTAQESGYSAEVLQRSRELYERSLQLDRRLFVDYRDYIEMRLRQEAYERKFGAWKAYAEVIVHERPDIRLAIELLKKKVRL
- a CDS encoding sulfite exporter TauE/SafE family protein; amino-acid sequence: MTIALLILCGVLAGLVGGYLGVGGGIVIVPFLTLAMGYDIKAAIPISMAAIVINSLASSSEYMKKGMVDLELMVVLTFAMVVGMIIGSTLLTIIPATYVKFMLAAVLAYTAISLLHGKEKSASTVAANKRARLMLSVFLAALGGILAGLVGIGGGVIVVPLMFLMFGLPLSTARGTSSFIVGFSGAASLAVYFINGLVNLAVAPAVILGTVIGGKLGGKLGTVAKPTAVKIIFFVVMIYVAFRLAYGAWGEM
- a CDS encoding MtnX-like HAD-IB family phosphatase, giving the protein MKTLLFCDFDGTISRRDIGYSLFHHFSGGRNDALLPDWKAGRMSSREVLTREAEMVSASPDEIMTYLEQFEIDAGFAGFVTLCRKNRIEPVILSDGLDLYIRFVLERYKLTDLQVISNIARLQDNGLTIDFPRKNRACLRCGNCKGEIIDEYRMAAGEPVRTVFVGDGYSDTCAASTADLLFAKKDLAHYCREKHIPFIDYDTFDDVASRLVATGYLHQ
- a CDS encoding NTP transferase domain-containing protein is translated as MKALIMAGGFGTRLRPLTINVPKPMAPVGTIPMMEHVVSLLRKYNITDITSLLYFQPEIIKNYFKDGSQFGVKMDYRLPDDDYGTAGAVRFALENVHEPVIVISGDLVTDFNLGDAIAWHTQKKADATILLTRMENPLAYGIVITDDNGRIVRFLEKPSWGEAFSDTINTGIYILEPSAIELIPKRTNFDFSQNLYPLMLSRQMGLYGEIMQGYWRDVGNVDEYHNVHIDLFDNKVAIDLKMEVSRSDQATVYKGRNVTVAPDVQMHGTVILADDVMVESGTRLENVCIGQRGRIGHKCNLVNSVIWADCFVGNESSFFSATVCNRNRIGHNVQMNDRVIVSDDCVIGDSVTVKTNIKIWPGKQVDDGAIVSSSVVWGDKWNRELFTDSKITGLALTEITPEMAVRVGSALGAFLGLGARVVTSRDGSDISRLLRRGLISGLLANGVHVSDLETMPIPVVRYGLRKDKFDAGIYVRHNPDDYRQIDFILFDGNGLDMPTSKLKKIERQYFGEDYERAPLDRIGHLDRPTRVLDNYREEFLSATDVELIRQAGFKIVIDHSNGASSQIFPTLFSLLGISATELNASLNPRKFSSSADEQSQAIVQLAAIVTSLKADIGFRLNSAAEKLTVVDEQGKPLDPQMLLLIVTDLYLQVHRPKKIAVPVVASMGIEEVAREYGVEVVRVSNDHRAMMDAHTRGGIEFVGGTKGGFIFPGFQMGADAMLGAVKILEMMAKTRSRLGHLRQSHEAFVRQSISVPCPWSKKGDRDAPPDRHVQ